GCAGCGCCGGCCTGCATCTGTCCGCCTCGGGCTGCCTGACCGGCAGCCTCGGCGATCTGACCCGCTGGCTGCAGGCGCTGCTCGGTGACCGCGGCCCGGCCGCCGGCGTGCTGCAGCAGCTGAGCGCGCCGCGCTATCTGACAAACGGCCAGCCCAGCGCCTACGGGCTGGGGCTGGCGCGCACCCCGCTCGGTCCGCATATGTTATTGGGCCACGGCGGCTCGCATGCCGGCTATAAAACCTATTTTCTGCTGGCGCCGGAACGGCAGGTCGGTATGGCGCTGGTGGCCAACCGCGAAGACTGCGACAGCACCAACACCGCCCTGCAGGTAATGGCCACCCTGCTGAACGAACCGCTGCCGCCGCGCAGCCGCGTTATTCCGGACGGCATCTACGCGACGCTGGCAGAGCCGTACTGGCTGGAAGTCAGCCAGGGTAATATCGCCTATCTGGGTTGCCCGGAGACGCTGTACCAGGCGGAGGACGGCTATGCGGTTTCGCTTCGCGCCCAGCGGCCAATGCGGCTGAAATGGAATGGCGAGAGCATTGAAGGTGAAGTCGGCCATGTCGCCCGCACGTTCTGGCCGGTGCAGACCAGCGTCCGCTGTCTGCAGCATGTACAGGGCACCTGGTATCACCCGCACTACCGCACCGCTTTTGAAATCCGCGGCGACCAGGTGCATATCGGCGTCGGTCCGGCGGCGCACATTGGCACCCTCAGCCCGCAGGGCGACGGCCGCATGCTGGTTGAAAGCCGCGACGGACCGTGGTTAAAACGTTTTTGTCTCTATTTCCGCGGTTACAGTGTCGATCTGATCGCCGAAGGCAGTCGGGTGCTGACCTTCAGGCGCAGCACCGGCAACCATGCGGAATAACGCGCCCTGCTCAGCGCCCGTTGAGCTTGACCATTAACAGCGCGTCAAACAGCCGCTGCTTATCTGCAGCGGTTAAATTTACTTGCTGAATAGTTTGGATAAAGGTCTGGCGTTCGCTCTCGGCGATCGGTCCCTGCCGCAGGCGCTGCGCCAGCTGCTGCAGGATTTTGTCGCTCAGGCGGGCGATCTCCGGCCGGACTTTCTCCAGCGGCTGCGGCTGCCAGCCCATCTCCGGCTGTACCAGCCAGTCAGCCCGGTAGCGGTACTGGATAGCCTTGGCCGCATCCATCTGCGCAACGATAAACGGCTTCACGGACTGCGGCTCCAGCCCCAGCTTTTCTGCCTGCGCCTGCGTGTTAGCCAGCACTTTGCCCTCCTGCGCCAGATCCTCAATCGGCAAATGCTGCTGCGCCTTATAACCGGCTACGTCTTTCATCAGCGCCAGACGCTGGTTCACCACGTCGGCGATCGACGCGCTATTATCGGCAAGCGCGGAAAAGCTGCACAGCAGCCCCGCCATCAGACAGAGTTTCAGCATAGTTCCTCAGTTATCCCATTAAGTATCCGGCAAATATAGTTCACCGCTTTCGGCAGGTCACATAATTTTACCCCACATAAAAAAGCCCCGCATAAGCGGGGCCTGATCAGGGTAAAACGGCTTAGTCAAACACGCCGTTAATCACCGATGCAACCAGCGCAGTGCTCAGGGCGATCAGCACCAGGTCATCGCCCACCACGCGCCACTCATAGCCCGGATAGTGCGGCAGCTGGCCCAGCAGCGACGCCGGTACGGTTTTCTTGGCAATGCCCGGAGGCAGCGGCTTGCCGCGCGCCAGATTTTTCGCAATCCCCGGAGGCAGCGACTGGTAACCGGTCAGGCCGTAGTTCAGCGCCAGCGAGCGGGCGCGGTCATAGGACAGGTCGACCCGTACCAGGCCATGGTCGTCCGCGCTATTACCGCGCTTGCCTTTGCTGCCATGCTCATCGCTAACGCCTTTGCCGTTACCGTTGCCTTTACCATTGCCATGCTTGCCATCGTAACCCTTATTGCCGTGGTTACCGCTGTTGCCATGGCCGTTGCCGCCGTTGCCGTTACCGCCTTTGTCAGCGAAGACCGGCGCGCTGCTGACGCCCAGAGAAGCGATCAGCGCCAGTGCCGTGATGGTCATACGACGTTTTTTCATGTTGATACATCCTCGGTTGGGGAATTGTGCTGACTATAAGTATAATTTACCCCATAAAGAATGAGGAAAACTCTTATATTTGCGACATGGCGATTCTAATCATCCATACGCTGACGTTTATCACCTGCTTGGTGGTGGATTATCCCGTCATCCGTTGATAATAGCGTATCAACGCATAATTATTCAGCTCCGCTGCCGTCATAACTAAAA
The nucleotide sequence above comes from Serratia rhizosphaerae. Encoded proteins:
- a CDS encoding serine hydrolase domain-containing protein translates to MSDTQPRWREARATAERLLAGWRLPGDPGGAITLFDAQRTQAVVCAGLADLARGDPFSADSVVRYASLTKHIFATLALNATGGALRLDQPLGELLPQLRGEPAAVSVGQALDMTGGLPDVRETLGLLGISGYSVSHAEPVMTFIQGLERLNFPAGSEISYSNTGYRLVEEALQERGYRFAQLVQQHIAQPLQLSWQAPESWFDIVPGLSPGYWRTPHGWQQSSAGLHLSASGCLTGSLGDLTRWLQALLGDRGPAAGVLQQLSAPRYLTNGQPSAYGLGLARTPLGPHMLLGHGGSHAGYKTYFLLAPERQVGMALVANREDCDSTNTALQVMATLLNEPLPPRSRVIPDGIYATLAEPYWLEVSQGNIAYLGCPETLYQAEDGYAVSLRAQRPMRLKWNGESIEGEVGHVARTFWPVQTSVRCLQHVQGTWYHPHYRTAFEIRGDQVHIGVGPAAHIGTLSPQGDGRMLVESRDGPWLKRFCLYFRGYSVDLIAEGSRVLTFRRSTGNHAE
- a CDS encoding chorismate mutase: MLKLCLMAGLLCSFSALADNSASIADVVNQRLALMKDVAGYKAQQHLPIEDLAQEGKVLANTQAQAEKLGLEPQSVKPFIVAQMDAAKAIQYRYRADWLVQPEMGWQPQPLEKVRPEIARLSDKILQQLAQRLRQGPIAESERQTFIQTIQQVNLTAADKQRLFDALLMVKLNGR
- a CDS encoding anti-virulence regulator CigR family protein → MKKRRMTITALALIASLGVSSAPVFADKGGNGNGGNGHGNSGNHGNKGYDGKHGNGKGNGNGKGVSDEHGSKGKRGNSADDHGLVRVDLSYDRARSLALNYGLTGYQSLPPGIAKNLARGKPLPPGIAKKTVPASLLGQLPHYPGYEWRVVGDDLVLIALSTALVASVINGVFD